The region TATAATATTACTGTAACAGACGTGGTTTCCCTCGCCGCAGGGCGGGGGCTTTTTTTACCTTTGATACGGGAGAACAGTATGGATTATTTTGTTAAAGACATATCCCTTGCCGAGACCGGCGAAAAAGAGCTGAAGATCGCCGAGAAGGAAATGCCCGGCCTCATGTCCTGCCGGGAAAAGTACGGTCCATCCAAGCCTCTTGCCGGGGTCAGGATCTCCGGCAGCCTCCACATGACTCTGCAGACCGCGGCCCTTATCCGGACTCTGGTGTGCCTGGGCGCCGATGTGCGCTGGGCCAGCTGCAACATCTTTTCCACCCAGGACCAGGCGGCGGCAGCCATAGCGGCGGGGGGAGTGCCCGTGTTTGCCTACAAGGGAGAGACCTATGAGGACTATTGGAATTTTACCCTGAAGGCTCTCACCTTTCCCGACGGAGAGGGGCCCGATCAGATAGTGGACGACGGCGGCGACGCCACCCTCATACTGCACCGGGGCTATGCCGCAGAGAATGACATCAATACCCTGACCAACCCCGAGGGCAACGAAGAGATCGAAGTGCTCAACGGGGTCATCAGGACCAGGATAGCCGAGGACCCCGGCTTTTTCCACAGAGCCATAGAGAGGCTGGCGGGGGTCTCCGAGGAGACTACCACAGGCGTCCACAGGCTGTATCAGATGCAGGAAAGGGGCGAGCTGCTGGTGCCCGCCATCAACGTCAACGACTCGGTGACCAAGTCCAAGTTCGACAACATCTACGGCTGCCGCCATTCTCTGGTGGACGGCATCATGAGGGCCATGGACGTGATGGTCAGCGGCAAGGTGGCCTGCGTGTGCGGCTTCGGCGACGTGGGCAAGGGCTCTGCCGAATCTCTCGCTGCCCAGAAGGCCCGCATCATCGTCACGGAGATAGACCCCATATGCGCCCTGCAGGCAGTGATGGCCGGCTACAGAGTGGCCACGGTGGAGGACACTCTGGGCGAGGCGGATATCTACGTGACCTGCACCGGCAATTGCGACGTCATCACTCTGGAACACATGAAAAAGATGAAGGATCAGGCCATCGTCTGCAACATAGGCCACTTTGACAACGAGATACAGG is a window of Abditibacteriota bacterium DNA encoding:
- a CDS encoding adenosylhomocysteinase — its product is MIRENSMDYFVKDISLAETGEKELKIAEKEMPGLMSCREKYGPSKPLAGVRISGSLHMTLQTAALIRTLVCLGADVRWASCNIFSTQDQAAAAIAAGGVPVFAYKGETYEDYWNFTLKALTFPDGEGPDQIVDDGGDATLILHRGYAAENDINTLTNPEGNEEIEVLNGVIRTRIAEDPGFFHRAIERLAGVSEETTTGVHRLYQMQERGELLVPAINVNDSVTKSKFDNIYGCRHSLVDGIMRAMDVMVSGKVACVCGFGDVGKGSAESLAAQKARIIVTEIDPICALQAVMAGYRVATVEDTLGEADIYVTCTGNCDVITLEHMKKMKDQAIVCNIGHFDNEIQVGRLLSAPGVVRTHIKPQVDAFTFPDGHTIYLLAEGRLVNLGCATGHPSFVMSNSFTNQTLAQLAIHSEKRKPGVYLLDKKLDEEVARLHLGHSGARLTTLTDKQADYLGVSKDGPYKSNEYRY